A genomic region of Candidatus Limnocylindrales bacterium contains the following coding sequences:
- a CDS encoding acyl-CoA dehydrogenase family protein has protein sequence MADTAKNIGSEEESRRVAEESREQEWAGRAFIRELYLGQLPLDIVHPFPIDANKNPEFVQWLDRLEAFLRDAVDSAEIDRTGEYPDHVVDGLRKLGAFGIKIPKKYGGLGFSVTEYCQAMELIGSYDGNLVALLSAHQSIGVPQPLKDFGTEEQKQKFLTRCAKGAISAFALTEPNVGSDPSSLSTTCEQEGDFWVLNGEKLWCTNGTLAELFVVMARNPKTKKISAFVVDADTPGVKVEHRSRFMGLRALANGVISFTDVRVPKENLIGAEGQGLKIALMTLNTGRLSLPAACVGSAKRCLEVVKGWSAARAQWGVPIWKHEAISNKIASIAAVTFAMDSIAKITANMAQRGGYDIRLEAAAAKEWNSVQGWKMIDETLQIRGGRGYENETSLRERGETGIPIERMMRDSRINLIFEGSSEVMHLFMAREAVDKHLQVAGAMIDPKSTAAMKMSAMPSIMAFYAGWYPPLWLKGLATPFQYGEWGELAGHIRFVDRGARKLARSSFHAMALYQAKMERKQAFLFRTVDIVMELFAMSVVCSRARQMKETGDPNAAEAMRLADLFCALSRRKVQASFRALWRNDDAASGAVTANVMKGNYDWLAKDGVVDMQLPADAYEPKMFALRNRDAA, from the coding sequence ATGGCAGATACCGCGAAGAACATCGGCAGCGAAGAAGAGTCCCGGCGGGTAGCCGAAGAGTCCCGTGAGCAGGAATGGGCGGGGCGCGCTTTCATTCGCGAGCTCTACCTGGGGCAGCTTCCGCTCGACATCGTGCATCCGTTCCCGATCGACGCGAACAAGAACCCGGAGTTCGTCCAGTGGCTCGACCGCCTCGAAGCGTTCCTGCGCGACGCTGTCGATTCGGCCGAGATCGATCGAACCGGTGAGTATCCGGACCACGTCGTCGACGGGCTGCGCAAGCTCGGCGCATTCGGGATCAAGATCCCGAAGAAGTACGGCGGGCTCGGCTTTTCCGTGACCGAGTACTGCCAGGCCATGGAGCTGATCGGCAGCTACGACGGCAACCTCGTGGCGCTGTTGTCGGCGCACCAGTCGATCGGCGTGCCGCAGCCGCTCAAGGATTTCGGAACCGAAGAGCAGAAACAGAAATTCCTCACGCGCTGCGCGAAGGGCGCGATCTCGGCTTTCGCGCTGACCGAGCCGAACGTCGGCTCCGACCCGTCGTCGCTGTCGACCACCTGCGAGCAGGAAGGCGACTTCTGGGTGCTCAACGGCGAGAAGCTCTGGTGCACCAACGGCACGCTCGCCGAGCTGTTCGTCGTGATGGCCCGCAATCCGAAGACCAAGAAGATCAGCGCGTTCGTCGTCGATGCCGATACGCCGGGCGTCAAGGTCGAGCACCGCAGCCGCTTCATGGGTCTCCGCGCGCTCGCCAACGGCGTCATCTCGTTCACCGACGTGCGCGTACCGAAGGAGAACCTGATCGGCGCCGAGGGACAGGGTCTCAAGATCGCACTGATGACGCTCAACACCGGACGCCTCTCGCTGCCGGCGGCGTGCGTCGGCTCGGCCAAGCGCTGCCTCGAAGTCGTCAAAGGCTGGTCGGCCGCGCGCGCGCAGTGGGGCGTGCCGATCTGGAAGCACGAGGCCATCTCGAACAAGATCGCATCGATTGCCGCAGTCACGTTCGCGATGGATTCGATCGCCAAGATCACCGCCAACATGGCCCAGCGCGGCGGCTACGACATCCGGCTCGAGGCCGCAGCGGCCAAGGAATGGAACAGCGTCCAGGGCTGGAAGATGATCGACGAAACGCTGCAGATCCGCGGCGGTCGCGGCTACGAGAACGAGACGTCGCTGCGCGAGCGCGGCGAGACCGGCATCCCGATCGAGCGCATGATGCGCGACAGCCGCATCAACCTGATCTTCGAAGGCTCGAGCGAAGTGATGCACCTGTTCATGGCGCGCGAGGCGGTCGACAAGCACCTCCAGGTCGCAGGCGCGATGATCGATCCCAAGTCGACGGCAGCCATGAAGATGTCGGCGATGCCTTCGATCATGGCGTTTTATGCCGGATGGTATCCGCCGCTGTGGCTCAAGGGACTCGCCACTCCGTTCCAGTACGGCGAATGGGGCGAGCTCGCGGGCCACATCCGCTTCGTCGATCGCGGCGCACGCAAGCTCGCACGCTCGAGCTTCCACGCGATGGCGCTGTACCAGGCGAAGATGGAACGGAAGCAGGCCTTCTTGTTCCGCACCGTCGACATCGTCATGGAGCTGTTCGCAATGTCGGTCGTCTGCTCGCGCGCACGGCAGATGAAGGAGACCGGTGATCCGAACGCTGCCGAAGCGATGAGGCTCGCCGACCTGTTCTGCGCGCTGTCGCGGCGCAAGGTGCAGGCGTCGTTCCGCGCGCTGTGGCGCAATGACGACGCCGCTTCGGGAGCCGTGACGGCGAACGTCATGAAGGGCAACTACGACTGGCTCGCCAAGGACGGCGTCGTCGACATGCAGCTTCCGGCCGATGCGTACGAGCCGAAGATGTTTGCATTGCGCAATCGCGACGCGGCCTGA